The proteins below come from a single Podarcis muralis chromosome 8, rPodMur119.hap1.1, whole genome shotgun sequence genomic window:
- the LOC114601134 gene encoding protocadherin beta-16-like isoform X2, giving the protein MPCISGGEAGRMEMPLKIRQVWSFSLCLCACIAMCESFRYSVAEEEKSGSLVVNVLKDLRVDAKELSARRARLVSKSSKQYFQLDPHSGDVTVKDNIDRESLCGQNEPCVLLSEIVLEAPWQLHRIEFQIEDVNDNPPKFSKNQFIFEIPEQTPVDIRFPLESAEDPDKGENAVQNYTLSPNEHFRLHVKSHSDGSKYAELVLEKPLDREVNPQISLILSAVDGGIPKRTGTVQIIIDVLDNNDNLPQFPQSEYKVKLMENSPLDTLVTKVEATDRDLGSNAHITYSFSQVPENVVRSFELNKYSGELTTAGTIDYEENTNYKINIRATDGGGLSAYCKVIVDIEDENDNAPEITITSITSPLPEDSPPDTVVALFSVTDVDSGDGGRTACTTEVNLPFVLKPTENNYYQLVTQQPLDREQASEYNITITATDRGSPRLTSTRILHVVVSDVNDNPPVFEKPFYQMQLRENNIPGLLINSVHAVDLDTAQNAKVTYSLLPGKVNDGPTSSYISINSETGNLYAIRSLDYEEVQDFQVTVRAVDSGSPPLSSEVPIRVQVVDENDNAPFILYPLQNGTSPSNDLVPRGAETGYLVTKVVAVDRDSAQNSWLSYQLLKATEPGLFTVGAQNGEVTTLRPVSNRDSFKQNLIVVVRDNGHPPQSTSATLRILLVDGFSDPYLKSVALPKEETVEEEDPSLTMYLIICLAAISSIFLISVVAFIVIKLQKREKFTGTYNSAANFPVGPDSQEISADPGAGSLSQAYNYEVCLAGGSLNSEFRFLRPLFPVFSVEPPNTQLNPRSSNDSEGVASPAGESQNIIQARASLSEDAAPRSGAPGCIANQATGANINCGQNDWLTYQ; this is encoded by the coding sequence ATGCCTTGCATTTCAGGAGGAGAGGCTGGGAGAATGGAAATGCCCCTCAAGATCAGGCAAGTTTGGTCTttttccctgtgtctctgtgcatGCATAGCAATGTGTGAGTCTTTCCGCTATTCAgtggcagaggaggagaaaagtggTTCTCTGGTAGTGAATGTGCTAAAAGATTTGAGAGTGGATGCAAAGGAGCTGTCTGCTCGGAGAGCGCGGCTGGTTTCTAAGAGCTCCAAGCAGTATTTCCAGCTGGATCCTCATTCTGGGGATGTGACAGTAAAGGATAATATAGATCGGGAGTCCCTGTGTGGTCAGAATGAACCTTGTGTTCTACTGTCTGAAATTGTGTTGGAAGCGCCGTGGCAGCTACACAGAATTGAATTTCAGATTGAGGACGTGAATGATAATCCTCCCAAATTCTCTAAGAATcaatttatttttgaaataccTGAGCAGACTCCTGTGGATATCAGATTCCCTTTGGAAAGTGCAGAAGATCCAGACAAAGGAGAAAATGCTGTTCAGAACTACACCCTTAGTCCTAATGAACATTTTAGGCTTCATGTGAAAAGTCACAGTGATGGTAGCAAATATGCAGAATTGGTGTTAGAGAAACCGCTAGACCGTGAGGTGAATCCACAGATTTCCCTTATTCTGTCAGCAGTTGATGGAGGAATCCCAAAAAGAACTGGAACAGTGCAAATAATCATTGATGTTCTGGATAACAATGATAACTTGCCTCAGTTTCCACAATCTGAGTACAAAGTGAAGCTAATGGAAAATAGCCCATTGGATACTCTGGTCACCAAAGTTGAAGCCACTGACAGGGATCTTGGTTCCAATGCTCACATCACTTATTCATTCAGCCAAGTGCCAGAAAATGTCGTCAGATCATTCGAGTTAAACAAATATTCCGGGGAGCTTACTACTGCAGGAACAATTGATTATGAAGAAAATACAAATTATAAGATCAACATAAGAGCTACAGACGGAGGAGGCCTTTCTGCTTACTGCAAAGTCATTGTGGACATTGAGGATGAGAACGACAATGCTCCAGAGATTACCATCACATCCATCACCAGTCCCTTACCTGAGGACTCTCCCCCAGACACAGTGGTGGCCCTTTTCAGTGTCACAGACGTGGACTCTGGGGACGGTGGAAGAACCGCCTGCACCACTGAAGTCAACCTGCCATTTGTGCTCAAACCCACAGAGAACAACTATTACCAGCTGGTGACCCAACAACCACTGGACAGAGAACAAGCCTCTGAGTATAACATCACCATCACAGCCACGGACAGGGGCTCTCCCAGACTCACTTCCACGAGAATACTTCATGTTGTAGTGTCAGATGTCAATGACAACCCTCCAGTGTTTGAAAAGCCGTTCTATCAAATGCAGTTAAGAGAAAACAATATTCCTGGTCTTCTGATCAATTCGGTCCATGCTGTTGATCTGGACACAGCGCAGAATGCCAAAGTGACCTACTCGCTTTTGCCTGGGAAGGTCAATGATGGCCCCACATCCTCTTACATCTCCATCAACTCTGAAACGGGGAACCTGTATGCCATCCGGTCTCTGGATTATGAGGAAGTACAAGATTTCCAGGTGACGGTGAGAGCTGTGGATTCAGGTTCCCCTCCACTGAGCTCAGAAGTTCCCATCCGCGTTCAGGTCGTGGATGAAAATGACAATGCCCCCTTCATCCTCTACCCTCTCCAGAATGGCACTTCCCCCTCGAATGACCTGGTTCCCCGAGGGGCAGAGACTGGCTACCTGGTCACCAAGGTGGTGGCTGTGGACAGGGATTCTGCGCAGAACTCTTGGCTTTCCTACCAGCTCCTCAAGGCCACAGAGCCGGGTCTGTTCACGGTGGGGGCCCAGAATGGAGAAGTGACCACCCTGAGGCCAGTCAGCAACCGAGACAGCTTCAAGCAGAATCTGATTGTGGTGGTCCGAGACAACGGCCATCCTCCCCAGTCCACCTCTGCCACGCTCAGAATCCTTCTAGTGGACGGCTTCTCTGACCCTTATCTGAAAAGTGTGGCTCTCCCAAAGGAGGAAACGGTGGAGGAGGAAGACCCCAGCCTGACGATGTATTTGATCATCTGCTTGGCTGCCATTTCAAGCATCTTTCTCATTTCTGTTGTGGCATTTATTGTAATCAAGTTGCAGAAACGTGAAAAGTTCACAGGAACCTACAACTCTGCAGCCAATTTCCCGGTGGGACCTGATTCCCAGGAGATCTCTGCGGATCCTGGTGCTGGATCTCTATCCCAGGCTTACAACTATGAGGTGTGCTTAGCTGGTGGGTCTCTGAACAGCGAGTTCAGGTTTCTCAGGCCCCTGTTTCCTGTTTTCTCTGTGGAGCCTCCTAACACTCAGCTGAATCCAAGGAGTTCCAATGATTCTGAAGGTGTAGCCAGTCCTGCAGGTGAAAGTCAAAACATTATCCAG